From Coleofasciculus sp. FACHB-T130:
ACGACACCCGATCCACTGCTGCCGCAGCCGCAAGTAGATCGTCCCCTGACACCTGGAGAAATCAGCCAATTCAGGCAGGCTCTGGATGAATTAAATGCTCAGGCAGCTGCTCAGCTTAAAGCCGGTAATGCACCGGCAGCGTTTGAAATTTGGTATCGGGAATTGCGATTGCGGCGATCGCTAGGGACGGTGGAAGAGGTGGAAGCGCTAGGACGAGTTGGAGCGATCGCTTGGGAAAATAATCAAAAACTTGATTTGCAAATCATCACCAAGCGTTTGCAAGCAATTCAGGATCGGGCTTTTGGCAGGACACCAGAGCCGAAAGGCAAAACGCCGCGCCAGCAAACAAACTTGAATGGAGGCAAAACTGAAGAAATTGTTTTGTCTTCCCCTGTCTCGGCAGTGGACATAAAGCTGTTGCAAGCTTTGGGTCAAGCTTACCAGCAGATACGACTGCCAGCCCCCGCGCTGGAGGATTATCAGCTGTTGCTGGCTGATGCACGGCAGCGCCAAGATAAAGCCACAGAAGAGGCAATGCTGAAAATCATTGCCCAATTGCACCTGAACTGGTTTGATTATCCTAAGGCAGCGGCAACTTATGAGGAATTGCTGAGTTTTGCCACTCAACAGGGCGATACGGTCAACCAAGTGGTTTATCTGCAACAGCTGACTTACATTTACGACAAGGCGAAGCAACCGGAAAATTCTTTAAAAGTGAAGCAACGGCTGGCAGAAAGTTACCTCGCCATTAATGATTTAACTCAGATACCAGCGTTGAAGATAGCGATCGCTACTGATTACGAAGCTCTCAAACAACCAGACGAAGCGAGTAAAAACTACCAAGAAGCCTATAATATAGCGTGGTCTTTACAGCAGTTCGCTTCTGCCAGCGAAGCTTTGAAAAAACTAGGAGATCTCTACCGAACTTATAAACAACCTGAATATGCTTTGCAGGTTTATCAAACTCTTTTGCAGGTAGAGCGGCAGTCCTACGATTACTATAACTTGATGAAAACCTACGACCAAATCGGTCAGATTTATCTAGAACGCGGGGACTTAGCGCCAGCAAAAGCAGCGTTTGAACAAGGGTTGGAATTAGCAAAGTCGTTAAAGTATCAGGAAACTTACTTTGCCAATCAGCTAGCGCGAGTGACTCAGCAAGGTTCGCCGTAGATATCAGTTCAGAGAAAAGCGAGTTCTTGTTATCTATAGGGCGCAAGCATTTCCAATCCCTAATCAAAAATGGTCTAACTGGGCATTCTGCCCTTACAGGCGTTTGTCCCAGTACAACAGAAAGCTTTATATTCCTTCAGAGAGAGTTAAGACTTCAGGAAGTTTCCCACCGAAGATTGATTCTGTTTGTTTTGGCAATTGATAACTTTATAAGTATAAAGACAGCGCGGTTCTGAGCCTAAATATTAAATATTAGAACTGCTATCAAAATTATCTCCCTTCCTGAGATAGTCTTTCTTCCTTGGTTATAGACTTCTGTGATTTGGTGTTTGCTCTTAGAGCCAAGTAGAAATGCTTGGTTCGTTTTTTTTTATTACAAAATGAGTACATCTTACTTTTGTAAAAATGCAAGCGTGAGTTTAGTCACGGTTTTAGAAATCAAGAAAAAACTGTAAAGGTAAGGTTACTTTCTATCTTCCAGGAAGGTTTTCTGGGTGTTTTAGTGGCTTACATCAGTTGTCTTGCGTCAGCTAGACAGTAATTCCACAAGCGTTTTACTTAGATATTCATACTGCGCCGGAGTGTTGTAAAGTTGGGCTGAAATCCGAATCAGCTGTTTGGGAGGTGCAGGCCAATAAATCACCGGCACCTGAATGCCAAAGCGATCGCATAACGCATCTTGTAGCGAGGGCGTTATTTGCATCTCTCCTGGGCTATTTGGCATTTCATCCGGCAATGGCACGGTTGCCATCGAACCAATCATCTCATCGGGACACGGTGGCGACACCTGTAGCGTTTCGCAAAGTAGTTGTCGTGCTGTTAATGCCATTGCTCGGTTACGTGCCATCAATTCGCGCCATCCACCCGGCAACAGCGAACCCAAAAATCGAATTGCCTCTGCGACACACAGATAAGCGCTGGGATCGTCGGTGCCCATCCAGTCGAATTCTAGATGAAAGCGCGATCGCTCTTTTCGGGGCGAGTTGGCACCATGACTAATCGTTAGCGGACGAATTGCCGATTGCTTGTCGCGCCGCACATATAAAAATGCGGCTCCTTTCGGGGAACACAACCACTTATGACAGTTGCCAGTGTAATA
This genomic window contains:
- a CDS encoding tetratricopeptide repeat protein; amino-acid sequence: MQNLLARLWLQQRRSSALGLGIAAVLFLLCSGSAGWAATAADNKPKPNPLEITTPDPLLPQPQVDRPLTPGEISQFRQALDELNAQAAAQLKAGNAPAAFEIWYRELRLRRSLGTVEEVEALGRVGAIAWENNQKLDLQIITKRLQAIQDRAFGRTPEPKGKTPRQQTNLNGGKTEEIVLSSPVSAVDIKLLQALGQAYQQIRLPAPALEDYQLLLADARQRQDKATEEAMLKIIAQLHLNWFDYPKAAATYEELLSFATQQGDTVNQVVYLQQLTYIYDKAKQPENSLKVKQRLAESYLAINDLTQIPALKIAIATDYEALKQPDEASKNYQEAYNIAWSLQQFASASEALKKLGDLYRTYKQPEYALQVYQTLLQVERQSYDYYNLMKTYDQIGQIYLERGDLAPAKAAFEQGLELAKSLKYQETYFANQLARVTQQGSP